Proteins from a single region of Macaca fascicularis isolate 582-1 chromosome 5, T2T-MFA8v1.1:
- the CLGN gene encoding calmegin isoform X3, with product MFGPDKCGEDYKLHFIFRHKHPKTGVFEEKHAKPPDVDLKKFFTDRKTHLYTLVMNPDDTFEVLVDQTVVNKGSLLEDVVPPINPPKEIEDPSDKKPEEWDERAKIPDPSAVKPEDWDESEPAQIEDSSAVKPAGWLDDEPKFIPDPNAEKPDDWNEDMDGEWEAPQILNPACRIGCGEWKPPMIDNPKYKGVWRPPLVDNPNYQGIWSPRKIPNPDYFEDDHPFLLTSFSALGLELWSMTSDIYFDNFIICSEKEVADHWAADGWRWKIMIANANEPGVLKQLMAAAEGHPWLWLIYLITAGVPIALITSFCWPRKVKKKYKDTEYKKTDICIPQTKGILEQEGKEEKAALEKPMDLEEEKKQSDGEMLEKEEESEPEEKSEEEIEIIEGQEERNKSNKSGSEDEMKEADESTGSGDGPMKSVRKRRVRKD from the exons ATGTTTGGACCAGATAAATGCGGAGAAGATTATAAACTTCATTTTATCTTCAGACATAAACATCCCAAAACTGGAGTTTTTGAAGAGAAACATGCCAAACCTCCAGATGTAGACCTTAAAAAGTTCTTTACAGACAGGAAGACTCATCTTTATACCCTTG TGATGAATCCAGATGACACATTTGAGGTGTTAGTTGATCAAACAGTTGTAAACAAAGGAAGCCTCCTTGAGGATGTGGTTCCTCCTATCAACCCTCCCAAAGAAATTGAAGATCCCAGTGACAAAAAACCTGAAGAATGGGATGAAAGAGCAAAAATTCCTGATCCTTCTGCCGTCAAACCAGAAGACTG GGATGAAAGTGAACCTGCCCAAATAGAAGATTCAAGTGCTGTTAAACCTGCTGGCTGGCTTGATGATGAACCAAAATTTATCCCTGATCCTAATGCTGAAAAACCTGATGACTG GAATGAAGACATGGATGGAGAATGGGAGGCACCTCAGATTCTTAATCCAGCATGTCGGATTGGGTGTGGTGAGTGGAAACCTCCCATGATAGATAACCCAAAATACAAAGGAGTATGGAGACCTCCACTGGTCGATAATCCTAACTACCAG GGAATCTGGAGTCCTCGAAAAATTCCTAATCCAGATTATTTCGAAGATGATCATCCATTTCTTCTGACTTCTTTTAGTGCTCTTGGTTTAGAGCTTTGGTCTATGACCTCTGATATCTACtttgataattttattatctGTTCGGAAAAGGAAGTAGCAGATCACTGGGCTGCAGATGGTTGGAGATGGAAAATAATGATAGCAAATGCTAATGAG CCTGGTGTATTAAAACAGTTAATGGCAGCTGCTGAAGGGCACCCATGGCTTTGGTTGATTTATCTCATAACAGCAGGAGTGCCAATAGCATTAATTACTTCATTTTGTTGGCCAAGAAAAGTAAAG aagaaatataaagatacaGAGTATAAAAAAACCGACATATGTATACCACAAACAAAAGGAATACTAGagcaagaaggaaaggaagagaaagcagcCCTGGAAAAACCGATGGAcctggaagaggaaaaaaagcaaagtgaTGGTGAAATGCTTGAAAAAG AAGAGGAAAGTGAACCTGAGGAAAAGAGTGAAGAAGAAATCGAAATCATAGAAGGGCAAGAAGAACGTAATAAATCAAATAAGTCTGGATCAGAGGATGAG atgAAAGAAGCAGATGAGAGCACAGGATCTGGAGATGGGCCAATGAAGTCAGTACGCAAAAGAAGAGTACGAAAGGACTAA